A stretch of the Camarhynchus parvulus chromosome 4, STF_HiC, whole genome shotgun sequence genome encodes the following:
- the SOD3 gene encoding extracellular superoxide dismutase [Cu-Zn], whose translation MFLILSLVTGLTLSASGVMTDKETDPRQESLHEIQKQVNDLWQNLLYPVTRGNDTDGMIYTTCEMKPSSKIDADKPQVTGQVLFRQSYSYGRLEALFYLDGFPLDNNQSSRAIHIHELGDLSNGCDSTGGHYNPFRVNHPRHPGDFGNFLPKEGKIRKYKTNLFATVFGPYSIMGRSVVIHEQEDDMGKGNNKASLENGNAGKRLACCVIGISNKNLWEEKLPEVMDKKKRGLNRRTYNQA comes from the coding sequence ATGTTTCTGATTCTTTCTCTGGTCACTGGGCTCACCCTGTCTGCCTCTGGTGTCATGACAGACAAGGAAACTGACCCACGCCAGGAGTCACTGcatgaaatacagaaacaagTGAACGACCTCTGGCAGAATTTGCTCTACCCAGTAACACGTGGTAATGACACTGATGGGATGATTTACACTACTTGTGAAATGAAGCCCAGCTCCAAAATAGATGCTGACAAGCCACAAGTGACTGGACAAGTCTTATTCAGGCAGAGTTACTCATATGGAAGACTGGAAGCCTTATTTTACTTGGATGGGTTTCCACTGGATAACAACCAATCCAGCAGAGCTATACACATCCACGAGCTTGGAGACCTCAGCAATGGCTGTGATTCTACAGGGGGACACTATAACCCTTTCAGAGTCAATCACCCTCGGCACCCAGGAGATTTTGGCAACTTCCTTCCTAAAGAAGGCaaaatcagaaaatacaaaacaaacctCTTTGCCACAGTCTTTGGTCCGTATTCCATCATGGGCAGATCTGTGGTGATCCACGAGCAGGAAGATGACATGGGCAAGGGCAATAATAAGGCCAgtttggaaaatggaaatgctgGGAAACGTCTGGCTTGCTGTGTGATTGGGATAAGCAACAAGAACTTGTGGGAAGAGAAGCTGCCTGAGGTTATGGACAAGAAGAAGAGAGGGCTCAACAGAAGAACATACAACCAGGCTTAG